The following are from one region of the Segatella oris genome:
- a CDS encoding DUF308 domain-containing protein, producing MKVLRSSLFRAICAMIVGALLIKYREQTVQWITIAIGIMFFLSGIVSLATYYTARKASGGPEVYNSDGELISGGPRPALPIVGVGSVILGAILALIPDTFINSLILIIAALLIIGAISQFINLAAARKFAHIGFFYWLMPSVILLTGIIAIIYPDVIATAPLFVIGWCMLLYGVVECMNSLKIHSCQKQMAKQRAEQAAIEVQDETKTEEQQTE from the coding sequence ATGAAAGTATTAAGAAGTTCACTTTTCCGCGCCATCTGTGCCATGATAGTCGGCGCACTGCTGATTAAATACCGCGAACAAACCGTACAATGGATAACCATAGCCATTGGCATCATGTTCTTTCTCTCGGGAATTGTCTCGCTTGCCACCTATTACACAGCGCGCAAAGCATCAGGAGGCCCTGAGGTTTACAACAGCGACGGCGAGTTGATTTCGGGCGGCCCACGCCCTGCATTGCCCATTGTTGGTGTGGGAAGTGTCATTCTCGGTGCTATCCTTGCCCTCATTCCAGACACGTTTATCAATAGTCTGATTTTGATTATTGCCGCACTGCTCATCATCGGAGCTATCAGTCAGTTTATCAATCTGGCTGCAGCCCGCAAGTTTGCCCACATCGGATTTTTCTATTGGTTGATGCCATCGGTCATCTTGCTCACAGGAATTATCGCTATCATCTACCCTGACGTAATTGCCACTGCGCCATTGTTTGTCATCGGTTGGTGCATGCTTCTCTATGGTGTTGTGGAATGTATGAACTCGCTGAAGATACATTCCTGTCAGAAGCAGATGGCCAAACAACGTGCTGAACAGGCTGCTATTGAAGTGCAGGATGAAACAAAAACAGAGGAACAACAGACCGAATAA
- a CDS encoding electron transfer flavoprotein subunit beta/FixA family protein, which translates to MKLKIVVLAKQVPDTRNVGKDAMTAEGTVNRAALPAIFNPEDLNALEQALRIKDQNPGSTVGILTMGPPRAGEIIRQGLYRGADEGWLLTDRKSAGADTLATSYFLAKGIEKIGNVDIVIGGRQAIDGDTAQVGPQVAQKLGLNQVTYAEEVVKIEDGKATIRRHIDGGVETVEAPLPVLITVNGSAAPARPCHAKRVMKYKYATCPMERKGDEPWSSLYETRPYLTLGQWSIADCGADYEQCGLAGSPTKVKTVQNIVFQAKESKTLTGSDNDVESLVKELLDEKIIG; encoded by the coding sequence ATGAAATTGAAAATCGTTGTACTTGCCAAGCAAGTACCTGACACACGAAATGTAGGTAAAGACGCTATGACGGCTGAAGGAACCGTCAACCGTGCGGCTCTTCCTGCAATCTTCAATCCTGAAGACCTGAATGCACTCGAACAGGCCTTACGAATCAAAGACCAAAACCCAGGTTCAACCGTTGGCATTCTTACCATGGGCCCTCCGCGTGCAGGCGAGATTATCCGCCAAGGACTCTATCGTGGCGCTGACGAAGGTTGGCTTTTGACCGACAGAAAGAGTGCCGGTGCCGACACATTGGCCACATCTTATTTCCTCGCTAAAGGCATTGAGAAGATTGGCAACGTGGATATCGTCATCGGAGGTCGCCAGGCTATCGACGGTGATACGGCCCAAGTTGGCCCGCAGGTTGCCCAGAAATTAGGCCTCAACCAAGTGACCTACGCAGAGGAAGTAGTGAAAATTGAGGACGGTAAGGCCACTATTCGCCGTCATATTGACGGTGGTGTAGAGACCGTCGAGGCTCCACTTCCCGTGCTGATTACTGTTAATGGAAGTGCAGCTCCTGCTCGTCCATGCCATGCAAAGCGCGTGATGAAATATAAATATGCCACATGTCCGATGGAACGTAAAGGTGATGAACCTTGGAGTTCGCTTTATGAGACACGGCCTTACCTGACACTTGGTCAGTGGAGCATTGCCGATTGTGGTGCCGACTACGAGCAATGTGGCTTGGCTGGTTCGCCGACAAAGGTGAAAACCGTACAGAACATTGTGTTCCAAGCAAAGGAAAGCAAGACGCTTACCGGCAGCGATAACGATGTAGAAAGCTTGGTAAAAGAATTGTTAGACGAAAAGATTATTGGCTAA
- a CDS encoding electron transfer flavoprotein subunit alpha/FixB family protein has translation MNNVFVYCEIEETTVQEVSQELLTKGRKLANKLGVDLHAIVAGSGIKGKVEEQILPYGVDKLYVFDGDNLFPYTSAPHTDILVNLFKEEKPQICLLGATVIGRDLGPRVSSSLTSGLTADCTQLEIGDYDEKKTGKHYENLLYQIRPAFGGNIVATIVNPDHRPQMATVRSGVMQKAVYEGQAKGEVVYPDVAEYVPAEDYVVKVIDRHVEAAKHNLKGAPIVVAGGYGVGSKEGFNLLFQLAKELHGEVGASRAAVDAGWVDHDRQIGQTGVTVHPKVYIACGISGQIQHIAGMQDSGIIISINNDPDAPINKIADYVINGTVEEVVPKLIKYYKQNSK, from the coding sequence ATGAACAACGTATTTGTATATTGCGAAATAGAAGAAACAACCGTACAGGAAGTTTCACAGGAATTGCTGACAAAGGGTCGTAAACTTGCCAATAAACTTGGTGTAGACCTGCATGCAATTGTTGCCGGAAGCGGCATTAAAGGCAAGGTAGAAGAACAGATTTTACCTTATGGTGTTGACAAATTATATGTCTTTGACGGAGACAACCTCTTTCCTTATACCTCGGCACCCCATACAGATATCCTCGTCAATCTCTTCAAAGAAGAGAAGCCGCAGATATGTCTGCTCGGTGCAACTGTTATCGGTCGCGACCTCGGTCCACGCGTAAGTTCCTCTCTGACGTCAGGACTTACCGCCGATTGTACCCAACTTGAGATTGGAGATTACGATGAAAAGAAGACCGGGAAGCATTATGAGAACCTGCTTTATCAAATCCGTCCCGCTTTCGGTGGTAACATTGTAGCCACCATTGTCAATCCCGATCATCGCCCACAAATGGCAACTGTGCGCTCGGGTGTAATGCAGAAAGCAGTCTATGAAGGTCAAGCCAAGGGCGAAGTGGTTTACCCTGATGTTGCAGAATATGTGCCTGCAGAAGATTATGTGGTTAAAGTTATCGACCGACATGTAGAGGCTGCAAAGCACAATTTGAAGGGTGCTCCGATTGTTGTAGCCGGAGGTTACGGCGTAGGAAGCAAGGAAGGGTTCAATCTTCTCTTCCAGTTGGCCAAGGAACTCCATGGAGAAGTGGGTGCAAGTCGCGCTGCCGTAGACGCAGGTTGGGTTGACCACGACCGTCAGATTGGTCAAACCGGTGTTACAGTCCACCCGAAAGTCTACATTGCCTGCGGCATTTCAGGCCAGATTCAGCATATTGCCGGCATGCAAGACAGCGGCATCATCATCTCCATTAACAACGACCCAGATGCTCCAATCAATAAGATTGCCGACTATGTCATCAATGGAACCGTTGAAGAAGTGGTGCCGAAGCTGATTAAGTACTATAAGCAGAACAGTAAATAA
- a CDS encoding endonuclease domain-containing protein translates to MTGKKITPFDYMSSSPDRYALLKVYAKENRQKMTFAETILWDELRSLPRTFKFRRQHIIGDFIVDFVCLDFHLVIEVDGGYHQELQQEYDDRLRTESLNRMGFTVIRFTNEQVTEHLQEVIKEIKNILYNE, encoded by the coding sequence ATGACAGGAAAAAAGATAACTCCATTTGATTATATGAGTTCTTCGCCTGACCGCTACGCACTACTAAAGGTGTATGCCAAAGAAAACCGACAGAAAATGACATTTGCCGAAACTATACTTTGGGATGAATTGAGGTCACTTCCAAGAACTTTTAAGTTCAGACGACAGCATATTATCGGTGACTTTATTGTTGATTTTGTATGCTTGGACTTTCATTTGGTTATTGAAGTAGACGGTGGTTATCATCAAGAACTGCAACAAGAATATGATGACAGACTACGCACAGAGTCCCTAAACAGAATGGGATTTACCGTGATACGCTTCACCAATGAACAAGTAACAGAACATCTGCAAGAAGTAATAAAAGAGATAAAAAACATATTATATAATGAATAA
- a CDS encoding acyl-CoA dehydrogenase family protein codes for MSNYYTDHPEIEFHLNHPLMKRIVDLKERNYADKDAFEDAPVNYEDAIENYKRMLDITGDVAANIIEPNSESVDLEGPHLENGRMLYASKTVENIEATRQAGLWGISMPRRYDGLNIPNTVFSMASELIAAADAGFQNVWSLQSCIDTLYEFGTEEQRKKYIPRISAGETMSMDLTEPDAGSDLQRVMLKATQDADGTWRLNGVKRFITNGDSDIHLVLARSEEGTRDGRGLSMFIYDKRDGGVTVRHIENKLGIHGSPTCELVYKNAKCELCGDRKLGLIKYVMSLMNGARLGIAAQSVGVEQEAYNEALAYAKERAQFGKKIITFPAVYDMLSRMKAKLDAGRSMLYMTARYVDIYKALEDISRERKLTPEERKEMKQYNRLADAFTPIAKGTNSEYANQNAYDAISIHGGSGFIMEYKCQRLYRDARIFSIYEGTTQLQVVAAVRYITNGTYLGIMKEMLEAPVSDNMQPLKTRIAKLVALYEEALNKVNGDESQDEHDFLARRLYDMTAEIIMSQLIIADASKAPELFEKSANVYVRMAEEDVIGKAAYIKAFNVDDLKSFVADTTAEETEA; via the coding sequence ATGTCAAACTATTACACCGACCATCCAGAGATCGAGTTCCACTTGAACCATCCTCTGATGAAACGCATTGTTGACCTCAAAGAGCGCAACTATGCAGACAAAGATGCTTTTGAAGACGCTCCCGTTAACTACGAGGACGCTATCGAAAACTACAAACGTATGCTCGACATCACGGGCGATGTCGCTGCAAACATCATTGAGCCAAACTCTGAAAGCGTAGACCTTGAAGGGCCGCACTTGGAAAATGGCCGCATGCTTTACGCCAGTAAAACGGTTGAAAACATTGAGGCTACACGTCAAGCAGGCTTGTGGGGCATCTCTATGCCACGCCGTTACGACGGTCTGAACATTCCAAACACGGTCTTTTCCATGGCTTCCGAACTCATCGCTGCAGCCGATGCAGGCTTCCAGAACGTATGGTCTTTGCAGTCATGTATAGACACTTTGTATGAATTCGGTACTGAAGAACAGCGTAAAAAATATATTCCACGCATCTCTGCAGGCGAGACTATGTCAATGGATCTCACCGAACCAGATGCCGGTTCCGACCTCCAACGTGTGATGTTGAAGGCTACTCAGGATGCAGACGGCACCTGGAGACTCAACGGAGTGAAGCGTTTCATCACCAATGGTGACTCAGATATCCACCTCGTTCTGGCTCGTTCAGAGGAAGGTACACGCGACGGACGCGGTCTCTCGATGTTTATCTACGACAAAAGAGATGGCGGAGTGACCGTTCGTCATATCGAAAACAAACTCGGTATCCATGGAAGTCCAACCTGTGAACTTGTCTATAAGAATGCGAAATGCGAACTCTGTGGCGACCGCAAGTTAGGTTTGATTAAGTATGTCATGTCATTGATGAATGGCGCTCGATTGGGAATTGCAGCCCAAAGCGTAGGCGTTGAGCAGGAAGCTTACAATGAAGCGCTTGCTTATGCCAAGGAACGCGCCCAGTTCGGCAAGAAGATTATCACCTTCCCTGCCGTCTACGACATGCTTTCCCGCATGAAGGCAAAGCTTGACGCAGGCCGTTCAATGCTCTATATGACGGCTCGTTACGTCGACATCTACAAGGCTCTTGAAGACATTTCGCGTGAACGCAAGCTCACGCCAGAGGAGCGTAAGGAGATGAAACAATACAACCGATTGGCTGATGCGTTCACTCCGATTGCCAAAGGAACGAACTCTGAGTATGCAAACCAGAATGCCTACGATGCCATTTCCATTCATGGCGGCTCGGGATTCATCATGGAATACAAGTGCCAACGCCTCTACCGCGATGCCCGTATCTTCTCTATCTACGAGGGAACTACCCAACTTCAGGTCGTGGCTGCCGTGCGCTATATCACCAACGGCACCTATCTTGGCATCATGAAAGAAATGCTTGAAGCCCCCGTCAGCGACAACATGCAACCTCTCAAAACGCGCATTGCCAAGCTTGTAGCCCTCTATGAAGAGGCCCTCAACAAGGTAAACGGCGATGAAAGTCAAGACGAACACGACTTCCTTGCACGCAGACTCTACGACATGACAGCAGAAATCATCATGTCACAGCTCATCATTGCCGATGCA